The proteins below come from a single Streptomyces sp. SCSIO 75703 genomic window:
- the ftsH gene encoding ATP-dependent zinc metalloprotease FtsH, whose translation MDVKRYFRGPVMWIVLAVLAVVVLMQVVGSSGGYKTVDTGQVVQAINDNRVESAKLTTGDEQTIKIHLKDGEKLKGSSKVQASYIGDQGVTIANTLQAKYQDKQIPDGYTVSPSKQNPFVGVLLSFLFPLILIVIVFLFLMNQMQGGGSRVMNFGKSKAKLITKDTPKTTFSDVAGSEEAVEELHEIKEFLQEPAKFQAVGAKIPKGVLLYGPPGTGKTLLARAVAGEAGVPFYSISGSDFVEMFVGVGASRVRDLFEQAKANAPAIVFVDEIDAVGRHRGAGLGGGHDEREQTLNQLLVEMDGFDVKGGVILIAATNRPDILDPALLRPGRFDRQIAVDRPDMQGRLEILKVHQKGKPVAPDVDLSAVARRTPGMTGADLANVLNEAALLTARSDQKLIDNHMLDEAIDRVVAGPQKRTRIMSDKEKKITAYHEGGHALVAAASPNSDPVHKITILSRGRALGYTMVLPDEDKYSTTRNEMLDQLAYMLGGRAAEELVFHDPTTGAANDIEKATGLARAMVTQYGMTERLGAIKFGGDNTEPFLGREMAHQRDYSEEVAALVDEEVKTLIETAHNEAWEILVENRDVLDNLVLALLEKETLGKEQIAEIFSTIVKRPPRPAWTGSSRRTPSTRPPVLSPKELALTNGANGAGATVSTVKSPPADSVPGQEDATEDRPEG comes from the coding sequence ATGGACGTGAAGCGATACTTCCGTGGGCCGGTCATGTGGATCGTGCTGGCCGTCCTCGCCGTGGTCGTGTTGATGCAGGTCGTCGGCTCGTCCGGCGGCTACAAGACGGTGGACACCGGCCAGGTGGTCCAGGCGATCAATGACAACCGGGTCGAGTCGGCGAAGCTGACCACCGGCGACGAACAGACCATCAAGATCCACCTCAAGGACGGGGAGAAGCTCAAGGGCAGCTCCAAGGTCCAGGCGAGCTACATCGGTGACCAGGGCGTCACCATCGCCAATACGCTGCAGGCCAAGTACCAGGACAAGCAGATCCCCGACGGCTACACGGTGTCGCCGTCCAAGCAGAACCCGTTCGTCGGCGTCCTGCTCTCCTTCCTGTTCCCGCTCATCCTCATCGTGATCGTCTTCCTGTTCCTGATGAATCAGATGCAGGGCGGCGGCTCCCGGGTCATGAACTTCGGCAAGTCCAAGGCCAAGCTCATCACCAAGGACACCCCGAAGACGACGTTCTCCGACGTCGCCGGTTCGGAGGAGGCCGTCGAGGAGCTCCACGAGATCAAGGAGTTCCTGCAGGAGCCGGCCAAGTTCCAGGCGGTCGGCGCCAAGATCCCCAAGGGCGTCCTGCTCTACGGCCCGCCCGGCACCGGCAAGACCCTGCTCGCGCGCGCCGTCGCGGGCGAGGCGGGCGTGCCGTTCTACTCGATCTCCGGTTCCGACTTCGTCGAGATGTTCGTCGGTGTCGGTGCCTCCCGGGTCCGCGACCTGTTCGAGCAGGCCAAGGCCAACGCCCCGGCCATCGTCTTCGTCGACGAGATCGACGCCGTCGGACGCCACCGCGGCGCCGGCCTCGGCGGCGGTCACGACGAGCGCGAGCAGACGCTCAACCAGCTCCTCGTCGAGATGGACGGGTTCGACGTCAAGGGCGGCGTGATCCTCATCGCGGCCACCAACCGCCCCGACATCCTCGACCCGGCGCTGCTGCGCCCCGGCCGCTTCGACCGGCAGATCGCCGTCGACCGCCCGGACATGCAGGGCCGTCTGGAGATCCTCAAGGTCCACCAGAAGGGCAAGCCGGTCGCCCCGGACGTCGACCTGTCGGCCGTCGCCCGCCGCACGCCCGGCATGACCGGCGCCGACCTGGCCAACGTGCTGAACGAGGCGGCGCTGCTGACCGCCCGCAGCGACCAGAAGCTCATCGACAACCACATGCTGGACGAGGCGATCGACCGCGTGGTGGCCGGACCGCAGAAGCGGACCCGGATCATGTCGGACAAGGAGAAGAAGATCACCGCGTACCACGAGGGCGGACACGCCCTGGTCGCGGCGGCCTCACCGAACTCCGACCCCGTGCACAAGATCACCATCCTGTCGCGCGGCCGGGCCCTCGGGTACACGATGGTGCTCCCGGACGAGGACAAGTACTCGACCACGCGCAACGAGATGCTCGACCAGCTCGCCTACATGCTGGGCGGCCGGGCCGCGGAGGAGCTGGTCTTCCACGACCCGACCACCGGCGCGGCGAACGACATCGAGAAGGCCACCGGTCTGGCCCGCGCGATGGTCACGCAGTACGGCATGACGGAGCGGCTGGGCGCCATCAAGTTCGGCGGGGACAACACGGAGCCCTTCCTCGGACGTGAGATGGCTCACCAGCGCGACTACTCGGAAGAGGTCGCGGCGCTCGTCGACGAAGAGGTCAAGACGCTCATCGAGACGGCGCACAACGAGGCGTGGGAGATCCTCGTCGAGAACCGCGACGTCCTCGACAACCTGGTCCTCGCCCTGCTGGAGAAGGAGACGCTGGGCAAGGAGCAGATCGCCGAGATCTTCTCCACCATCGTCAAGCGGCCGCCGCGGCCCGCCTGGACGGGCTCCTCGCGGCGCACGCCGTCGACCCGCCCGCCGGTGCTCTCCCCGAAGGAGCTGGCGCTGACCAACGGGGCGAACGGCGCGGGTGCCACGGTCTCCACGGTCAAGAGCCCCCCGGCGGACTCCGTCCCGGGGCAGGAGGACGCCACCGAGGATCGTCCGGAGGGCTGA
- a CDS encoding DUF3180 domain-containing protein, with translation MKELRIRTLAGVFVVVGVLSWAGARLWNSLGSLPGVPLAAPVALAAIAAVVLATALSLRSRLRAQRDRVPGAKGVDPLMAARAVVFGQASALVAALVAGMYGGTCVFLLEFLDIPARRDQAVYAGLSVVAGVGVIAAALFLERVCKLPEDEDDDHHPGAASAA, from the coding sequence GTGAAAGAGCTGCGCATCAGGACACTGGCCGGCGTGTTCGTCGTCGTCGGGGTCCTGTCCTGGGCGGGCGCCCGCCTGTGGAACTCGCTGGGGTCGCTCCCCGGCGTCCCGCTGGCCGCTCCGGTCGCCCTCGCCGCCATCGCGGCCGTCGTGCTCGCCACCGCGCTCTCCCTGCGCTCGCGGCTGAGGGCCCAGCGGGACCGGGTGCCCGGCGCCAAGGGCGTCGACCCGCTGATGGCGGCCCGCGCGGTCGTCTTCGGCCAGGCCAGCGCACTGGTGGCCGCCCTCGTCGCCGGCATGTACGGCGGGACCTGCGTCTTCCTGCTGGAGTTCCTGGACATCCCGGCCCGCCGCGACCAGGCCGTCTACGCCGGTCTCTCGGTCGTGGCGGGCGTCGGCGTGATAGCCGCCGCGCTCTTCCTGGAGCGGGTCTGCAAGCTCCCGGAGGACGAGGACGACGACCACCACCCGGGAGCCGCCTCGGCCGCCTGA
- a CDS encoding phosphatidylglycerol lysyltransferase domain-containing protein: MSGEVPPPSGIRRWLRGPRPEAVPVLVGRACTLVGLLDIAAGVLPGFRRSRVHALAEVLPGAFGPFAAALSLSAGVLLLLLAHGLKRRKRRAWRAAVALLPVGALAQLSHRHSLAGVLISLALLAPLLRHRSQFAALPDPRSRWRALANFALMSTGSLLLGLVIVSAHPHRVVGDPGLADRLTHVVYGLFGVEGPVGYRGGTTSWTVAFSLGALGLLTALTTVYLAFRPEHPAARLTGEDEARLRALLERHGARDSLGHFALRRDKAVVFSPSGKAAVTYRVVSGVMLASGDPIGDVEAWPGAIERFTEMARAHSWTPAVMGCSETGAEVWTRETGLNALELGDEAIVDVAGFSLSGRAMRNVRQMVNRIERAGYETRVRRVADLGDAELDRVRRAVDAWRGTDTERGFSMALGRIGDPADGDCLIATAHLRDPAAPGGRATQAGPDAQSGPDAQAAQDGRGGPGRSAGGREGAAGGVDAGAYGDLKAVLHFVPWGRDGVSLDLMRRDRAADPGLNELLIVAALRAAPRLGIARVSLNFAMFRSALARGEKIGAGPVLRAWRGLLVFLSRWFQIESLYRFNAKFRPRWEPRFVVYRASADLPRLGIAALQAEGFLGLAPPLPRFLRRRTPPGRPCAHTVADPREIRAA; the protein is encoded by the coding sequence ATGTCGGGTGAGGTTCCCCCGCCGTCCGGCATACGCCGGTGGTTGCGCGGTCCGCGCCCGGAGGCCGTTCCCGTCCTCGTCGGCCGGGCGTGCACCCTGGTCGGACTGCTGGACATCGCCGCCGGGGTCCTCCCCGGGTTCCGGCGGAGCCGGGTGCACGCCCTCGCCGAGGTGCTGCCGGGCGCCTTCGGCCCGTTCGCCGCGGCTCTCTCGCTCAGCGCCGGGGTGCTGCTCCTGCTGCTCGCGCACGGGCTCAAACGCCGCAAGCGGCGGGCCTGGCGGGCCGCGGTGGCCCTGCTGCCCGTCGGCGCCCTCGCCCAGTTGAGCCACCGGCACTCCCTGGCCGGCGTGCTGATCTCCCTGGCGCTGCTGGCGCCGCTGCTGCGCCACCGGAGCCAGTTCGCGGCTCTGCCCGACCCGCGCAGCCGCTGGCGGGCGCTCGCCAACTTCGCGCTGATGAGCACGGGTTCGCTGCTGCTCGGGCTCGTCATCGTCAGCGCCCACCCGCACCGCGTGGTCGGCGACCCGGGCCTGGCCGACCGGCTCACGCACGTGGTCTACGGACTGTTCGGCGTCGAGGGCCCGGTCGGCTACCGGGGCGGCACCACCTCCTGGACGGTCGCCTTCTCGCTCGGCGCGCTCGGCCTGCTCACCGCGCTCACCACGGTCTACCTGGCCTTCCGCCCCGAACACCCGGCCGCGCGCCTCACCGGCGAGGACGAGGCGCGGCTGCGCGCCCTGCTGGAACGGCACGGCGCCCGGGACTCGCTCGGCCACTTCGCCCTCCGCCGCGACAAAGCCGTCGTCTTCTCGCCCAGCGGCAAGGCCGCCGTCACCTACCGTGTGGTCAGCGGCGTGATGCTGGCCAGCGGCGACCCGATCGGGGACGTGGAGGCGTGGCCCGGCGCCATCGAGCGCTTCACGGAGATGGCCCGCGCCCACTCCTGGACCCCGGCGGTGATGGGCTGCTCGGAGACCGGCGCCGAGGTCTGGACCCGGGAGACCGGCCTCAACGCCCTCGAACTGGGCGACGAGGCCATCGTGGACGTCGCCGGCTTCTCCCTGTCGGGCCGGGCGATGCGCAACGTGCGCCAGATGGTCAACCGCATCGAACGCGCCGGGTACGAGACCCGCGTCCGGCGGGTGGCCGACCTCGGTGACGCCGAGCTGGACCGCGTCCGCCGCGCCGTCGACGCCTGGCGCGGCACCGACACCGAACGCGGCTTCTCCATGGCGCTGGGCCGCATCGGCGACCCGGCCGACGGGGACTGCCTCATCGCCACGGCGCACCTCCGGGACCCGGCCGCACCGGGCGGACGCGCCACCCAGGCCGGACCGGACGCACAGAGCGGACCGGACGCACAGGCCGCACAGGACGGCCGGGGCGGACCCGGGCGCTCAGCCGGTGGGCGGGAAGGGGCGGCGGGCGGCGTGGACGCGGGCGCGTACGGCGATCTGAAGGCGGTGCTCCACTTCGTGCCCTGGGGGCGGGACGGGGTCTCGCTGGACCTGATGCGCCGGGACCGAGCGGCCGACCCGGGCCTGAACGAGCTGTTGATCGTGGCCGCGCTGCGGGCGGCGCCGCGGCTCGGCATCGCCCGGGTCTCGCTGAACTTCGCCATGTTCCGCTCCGCCCTCGCCCGGGGCGAGAAGATCGGCGCCGGTCCGGTGCTGCGGGCCTGGCGGGGGCTGCTGGTCTTCCTCTCCCGGTGGTTCCAGATCGAGTCGCTGTACCGGTTCAACGCCAAGTTCCGGCCCCGCTGGGAGCCGCGCTTCGTCGTCTACCGGGCCTCGGCCGACCTGCCGCGCCTCGGCATCGCCGCCCTCCAGGCCGAGGGCTTCCTCGGCCTCGCGCCGCCGCTGCCCCGCTTCCTGCGCCGCCGGACGCCGCCGGGCCGCCCGTGCGCGCACACGGTGGCGGACCCGCGGGAGATCCGGGCGGCGTGA
- a CDS encoding zinc-dependent metalloprotease translates to MTSIGASSGMVDWNLAVATATRLVRPGPEVSRDEARAVVAELRRHAKAAEGHVRGFTRLATDEAHDTPVLVVDRPGWVRANVAGFREILRPLLDKMEERRGGTPGGAVIGAVGGKVTGVELGMLLSFLSSRVLGQYETFAPPGRDLPGGADGGGRLLLVAPNIVHVERELDVEPHDFRLWVCLHEETHRTQFTAVPWLRDHLEGEIQSFLAQTDVDPMTVLERVREAVQSLAGGRPEGEDEDGGRSLVELVQTPAQREILGRITAVMSLLEGHADFVMDGVGPDVVPTVAEIREKFQQRRAKGASRLDQALRKLLGLDAKLRQYRDGERFVRAVVEEVGMDGFNRVWTSPNTLPTKAEISAPADWIARVHRTPEP, encoded by the coding sequence ATGACGAGCATCGGCGCATCCTCCGGCATGGTCGACTGGAATCTCGCGGTGGCGACGGCGACCCGGCTCGTACGGCCCGGTCCCGAGGTGAGCCGCGACGAGGCACGGGCCGTCGTCGCGGAGCTCCGCCGCCACGCCAAGGCCGCGGAGGGGCACGTCCGGGGCTTCACCCGGCTGGCCACCGACGAGGCCCACGACACCCCCGTGCTCGTCGTCGACCGGCCGGGCTGGGTCCGCGCCAACGTCGCCGGGTTCCGGGAGATCCTGCGGCCGCTGCTCGACAAGATGGAGGAGCGGCGCGGCGGCACCCCCGGCGGCGCGGTCATCGGCGCCGTCGGCGGCAAGGTCACCGGCGTCGAGCTGGGCATGCTGCTGTCGTTCCTGTCCTCCCGCGTGCTCGGCCAGTACGAGACCTTCGCGCCCCCCGGCCGCGATCTGCCCGGCGGGGCCGACGGCGGCGGGCGGCTGCTGCTGGTCGCGCCCAACATCGTGCACGTCGAACGCGAACTCGACGTCGAGCCGCACGACTTCCGCCTGTGGGTCTGCCTGCACGAGGAGACGCACCGCACCCAGTTCACCGCCGTGCCCTGGCTCCGGGACCACCTGGAGGGCGAAATCCAGTCGTTCCTGGCGCAGACGGACGTCGATCCCATGACCGTCCTCGAACGCGTCCGGGAGGCCGTGCAGTCCCTCGCCGGCGGCCGGCCCGAGGGGGAGGACGAGGACGGCGGCCGGTCCCTCGTCGAACTGGTGCAGACCCCCGCCCAGCGCGAGATCCTCGGCCGGATCACCGCCGTGATGTCCCTCCTGGAGGGCCACGCCGACTTCGTGATGGACGGCGTCGGACCCGACGTCGTGCCGACCGTGGCGGAGATCCGCGAGAAGTTCCAGCAGCGCCGCGCCAAGGGCGCCTCCCGCCTCGACCAGGCCCTGCGCAAACTGCTCGGACTGGACGCCAAACTCCGCCAGTACCGCGACGGCGAGCGCTTCGTGCGGGCGGTCGTCGAGGAGGTCGGCATGGACGGTTTCAACCGGGTGTGGACCTCGCCGAACACGCTGCCCACCAAAGCGGAGATCTCCGCCCCCGCCGACTGGATCGCCCGTGTCCACCGCACCCCGGAGCCGTGA
- the folE gene encoding GTP cyclohydrolase I FolE codes for MTDPVTLDGEGPIGEFDEKRAENAVRELLIAVGEDPDREGLRETPARMARAYKEIFAGLWQQPEDVLTTTFDLGHDEMVLVKDIEVFSTCEHHLVPFRGVAHVGYIPSATGKITGLSKLARLVDVYARRPQVQERLTTQVADSLMEILEPRGVIVVVECEHMCMSMRGIRKPGAKTLTSAVRGQLRDPATRNEAMSLIMAR; via the coding sequence ATGACCGACCCCGTGACGCTGGACGGCGAGGGCCCGATCGGCGAGTTCGACGAGAAGCGCGCGGAGAACGCCGTGCGCGAGCTGCTCATCGCGGTCGGTGAGGACCCGGACCGGGAGGGCCTGAGGGAGACGCCGGCGCGGATGGCGCGGGCGTACAAGGAGATATTCGCGGGGCTCTGGCAGCAGCCGGAGGACGTGCTGACGACCACCTTCGACCTCGGGCACGACGAGATGGTGCTCGTGAAGGACATCGAGGTCTTCAGCACCTGCGAGCACCACCTGGTGCCGTTCCGCGGTGTGGCCCACGTCGGCTACATCCCGTCCGCCACCGGGAAGATCACGGGACTGTCGAAGCTGGCCCGTCTCGTCGACGTCTACGCCCGCCGTCCGCAGGTGCAGGAACGACTCACCACGCAGGTCGCCGACTCCCTCATGGAGATCCTGGAGCCGCGCGGCGTGATCGTGGTGGTGGAGTGCGAGCACATGTGCATGTCCATGCGCGGCATCCGCAAGCCGGGCGCGAAGACCCTCACCTCGGCGGTGCGCGGCCAGCTCCGCGACCCCGCCACGCGCAACGAGGCGATGAGCCTGATCATGGCCCGCTGA
- the hpt gene encoding hypoxanthine phosphoribosyltransferase: MRVDAKDMGADLEKVLLTKEEIDAKLAELAAKIDAEYEGKDLLIVGVLKGAVMVMADLARALSTPVTMDWMAVSSYGAGTQSSGVVRILKDLDTDIKGRHVLVVEDIIDSGLTLSWLISNLGSREPASLKVCTLLRKPDAAKVAIAVEWVGFDIPNEFVVGYGLDYAEKYRNLPFVGTLAPHVYGG; this comes from the coding sequence ATGCGGGTGGACGCGAAAGACATGGGTGCCGACCTCGAGAAGGTGCTCCTCACCAAGGAAGAGATCGACGCGAAGCTGGCCGAGCTGGCCGCGAAGATCGACGCGGAGTACGAGGGCAAGGACCTGCTCATCGTCGGCGTGCTCAAGGGCGCCGTGATGGTCATGGCCGACCTCGCCCGAGCGCTGTCCACCCCCGTCACGATGGACTGGATGGCCGTGTCCTCGTACGGCGCGGGCACCCAGTCCTCCGGTGTGGTGCGCATCCTCAAGGACCTCGACACCGACATCAAGGGCAGGCACGTCCTGGTCGTCGAGGACATCATCGACTCCGGGCTGACCCTGTCCTGGCTGATCTCCAACCTCGGCTCGCGCGAGCCCGCCTCCCTCAAGGTGTGCACGCTGCTGCGCAAGCCCGACGCGGCGAAGGTCGCCATCGCGGTGGAATGGGTCGGCTTCGACATCCCCAACGAATTCGTCGTGGGCTACGGCCTCGACTACGCCGAGAAGTACCGCAACCTCCCGTTCGTCGGTACGCTCGCGCCCCACGTGTACGGCGGCTGA
- the folK gene encoding 2-amino-4-hydroxy-6-hydroxymethyldihydropteridine diphosphokinase, giving the protein MNAPFAKGPSDPTVQPVPASVVEKVDAADSTLSNPKRAVIALGANLGNRLETLQGAVDALEDTPGVRVKGVSPVYETEPWGVEPGSQPSYFNAVVVLKTTLPPSSLLERAHAIEEAFRRVRDERWGPRTLDVDIVSYADVVSDDPLLTLPHPRAHERAFVLAPWHDVDPEAQLPGHGPVAGLLDSLTRAGVEPRTDLELHLPE; this is encoded by the coding sequence ATGAACGCCCCCTTCGCCAAAGGTCCCAGCGACCCGACCGTACAGCCCGTGCCGGCCTCCGTCGTGGAGAAGGTGGACGCCGCGGACTCGACGCTCTCCAACCCCAAGCGCGCGGTGATCGCCCTCGGCGCCAACCTGGGCAACCGCCTGGAGACCCTCCAGGGCGCCGTCGACGCGCTGGAGGACACCCCGGGCGTCCGCGTCAAAGGGGTCTCGCCGGTCTACGAGACGGAGCCGTGGGGCGTCGAGCCCGGCAGCCAGCCGTCGTACTTCAACGCCGTCGTCGTGCTGAAGACCACCCTGCCCCCGTCCTCGCTGCTGGAGCGGGCGCACGCCATCGAGGAGGCGTTCCGCCGGGTCCGCGACGAGCGCTGGGGCCCGCGCACCCTCGACGTCGACATCGTCTCCTACGCCGACGTGGTCTCCGACGACCCGCTGCTGACCCTGCCTCACCCGCGCGCCCACGAACGGGCCTTCGTCCTCGCGCCCTGGCACGACGTGGACCCCGAGGCGCAGCTTCCCGGACACGGTCCGGTGGCCGGCCTCCTGGACTCCCTCACGCGCGCGGGCGTCGAGCCCCGGACCGACCTGGAACTCCACCTGCCCGAGTAG
- the folB gene encoding dihydroneopterin aldolase, which produces MDRVALRGLRARGHHGVFPKEREQGQTFLVDIVLSLDTRPAAADDDLAKTVHYGIVAEEVVAVVSGEPVNLVETLAERIAQVCLKHEAVEEVEVCVHKPDAPITVPFDDVTVTITRSRV; this is translated from the coding sequence GTGGATCGTGTCGCGCTGCGCGGCCTGAGGGCCCGCGGGCACCACGGTGTGTTCCCCAAGGAGCGCGAGCAGGGCCAGACCTTCCTCGTGGACATCGTCCTGAGCCTGGACACCCGCCCCGCCGCGGCCGACGACGACCTGGCGAAGACCGTGCACTACGGCATCGTGGCCGAGGAGGTGGTGGCCGTCGTCTCGGGCGAGCCGGTCAACCTCGTCGAGACGCTCGCCGAACGCATCGCCCAGGTCTGCCTGAAGCACGAAGCGGTCGAGGAGGTCGAGGTCTGCGTCCACAAGCCCGACGCGCCGATCACGGTCCCCTTCGACGACGTGACCGTCACCATCACCCGGAGCCGTGTATGA
- the tilS gene encoding tRNA lysidine(34) synthetase TilS, giving the protein MGPHPAVAAIRLAVRRVLHDILTDHPLGAGGDTAEPAALAAEHPHARPPSPLVLVACSGGADSMALASALAFEAPRLGVRAGGITIDHGLQSGSDLRAEEVVLRLRALGLDPVESAAVTVGRAGGPEAAARDARYAALDAAAARHGAAAVLLGHTRDDQAETVLLGLARGSGIRSLSGMAAVSGADGRYRRPFLQLDRQTARKACLVQSLPVWDDPHNCDPAYTRSRLRHEGLPALEKALGKGVVEALARTAQLSRDDADALDTWARQAETGVRDAGGRLECAKLYALPPAVRRRILRRVAIEAGAPAGALFARHIEEIDRLITGWRGQGAINLPGRVVAQRQGGRLVIRQG; this is encoded by the coding sequence ATGGGTCCCCATCCTGCGGTCGCGGCGATACGCCTGGCGGTCCGCCGCGTCCTCCACGACATCCTCACCGACCACCCCCTCGGCGCCGGCGGCGACACCGCCGAACCGGCCGCCCTCGCCGCCGAGCACCCGCACGCGCGCCCGCCGTCGCCGCTCGTGCTCGTCGCCTGCTCCGGCGGTGCCGACTCCATGGCACTCGCCTCCGCCCTCGCCTTCGAGGCGCCCCGGCTCGGTGTCCGGGCCGGCGGCATCACCATCGACCACGGCCTCCAGAGCGGCTCCGACCTGCGCGCCGAGGAAGTCGTCCTGCGCCTGCGCGCCCTCGGCCTGGACCCCGTCGAGTCCGCCGCCGTGACCGTCGGCCGCGCCGGCGGACCCGAGGCCGCCGCCCGGGACGCGCGCTACGCCGCCCTCGACGCCGCCGCCGCCCGCCACGGGGCCGCCGCCGTCCTGCTCGGCCACACCCGCGACGACCAGGCCGAGACCGTGCTCCTCGGCCTCGCCCGCGGCTCCGGCATCCGCTCGCTGTCCGGCATGGCCGCGGTCTCGGGGGCCGACGGCCGCTACCGGCGCCCCTTCCTCCAGCTCGACCGGCAGACCGCCCGCAAGGCCTGCCTGGTCCAGTCCCTCCCCGTCTGGGACGACCCCCACAACTGCGATCCCGCCTACACCCGCTCCCGGCTGCGCCACGAGGGACTGCCGGCCCTGGAGAAGGCACTCGGCAAGGGCGTCGTCGAGGCCCTCGCCCGCACCGCCCAGCTCTCCCGCGACGACGCCGACGCCCTCGACACCTGGGCCCGCCAGGCCGAGACCGGTGTCCGCGACGCCGGCGGCCGGCTGGAGTGCGCCAAGCTCTACGCCCTCCCGCCCGCCGTCCGCCGCCGCATCCTGCGCCGGGTCGCCATCGAGGCGGGCGCTCCGGCCGGTGCGCTGTTCGCCCGCCACATCGAGGAGATCGACCGGCTGATCACCGGTTGGCGCGGTCAGGGGGCCATCAACCTGCCCGGCCGGGTCGTCGCCCAGCGGCAGGGTGGCAGACTGGTGATTCGGCAAGGCTGA
- the folP gene encoding dihydropteroate synthase — MSKQTGRLPLAGLTAWDRCAVMGVVNVTPDSFSDGGRFFEATTAVKHGLDLIAQGADLIDVGGESTRPGASRVDEDEELRRVVPVVRGLVAEGATVSVDTMRASVAEQALAAGAALVNDVSGGLADPRMVPVVAAAGAPFVVMHWRGLLAGDAIRGAYEDVVAEVVDELRARVDAVVAGGVAPERVVVDPGLGFSKDSEHDLILLAHLDELLALGHPLLVAASRKRFLGRVLAGDGAAPPPARERDAATAAVSALAAEAGAWAVRVHEVRATADAVRVARAVEGARAPGRGPEGAG; from the coding sequence ATGAGCAAGCAGACCGGCCGCCTCCCCCTGGCGGGACTGACCGCATGGGACCGCTGCGCGGTGATGGGCGTCGTCAACGTGACGCCCGACTCCTTCTCCGACGGCGGCCGCTTCTTCGAGGCGACCACCGCCGTCAAACACGGCCTCGACCTGATCGCCCAGGGCGCCGACCTGATCGACGTCGGCGGCGAGTCCACCCGTCCCGGCGCGAGCCGCGTCGACGAGGACGAGGAGCTGCGGCGGGTCGTCCCCGTCGTGCGCGGACTGGTCGCCGAGGGCGCCACGGTCTCCGTCGACACCATGCGCGCCTCCGTCGCCGAGCAGGCCCTCGCGGCCGGCGCCGCCCTCGTCAACGACGTCAGCGGCGGACTCGCGGACCCGCGGATGGTCCCGGTCGTCGCCGCCGCCGGCGCCCCCTTCGTCGTCATGCACTGGCGGGGCCTGCTGGCGGGCGACGCCATCCGGGGCGCGTACGAGGACGTCGTCGCCGAGGTCGTCGACGAACTGCGGGCCCGGGTGGACGCCGTGGTCGCGGGCGGCGTCGCCCCCGAGCGCGTCGTCGTCGACCCGGGGCTCGGCTTCTCCAAGGACTCCGAACACGATCTGATCCTGCTGGCCCACCTGGACGAACTGCTGGCCCTCGGCCACCCGCTGCTGGTCGCCGCCTCCCGCAAGCGCTTCCTCGGCCGGGTCCTCGCCGGCGACGGCGCCGCTCCCCCGCCCGCCCGCGAACGCGACGCGGCCACCGCGGCCGTCTCGGCGCTCGCGGCGGAGGCCGGGGCGTGGGCGGTACGCGTCCACGAGGTCCGCGCGACGGCCGACGCGGTGCGGGTCGCGCGCGCCGTCGAGGGCGCCCGCGCGCCGGGCCGGGGACCGGAGGGGGCCGGGTGA
- a CDS encoding nuclear transport factor 2 family protein, with product MSAPHLDVEQVEAANTAFYEAVEQGDFDRVSDLWLSPSDLGVDETYHDPADAGVISCVHPGWPVLTGRGEVLRSYALIMANTDYIQFFLTDVHVSLTGDTALVTCTENILSGGPAPADGGSPGPLVGQLVVATNTFRRTPAGWKLWSHHASPVLAESDDEEDDDTTS from the coding sequence GTGAGCGCGCCGCACCTCGACGTCGAACAGGTCGAGGCCGCCAACACCGCCTTCTACGAGGCCGTGGAGCAGGGCGACTTCGACCGGGTCTCCGACCTCTGGCTCAGCCCGTCCGACCTGGGCGTCGACGAGACGTACCACGATCCGGCGGACGCCGGTGTGATCTCCTGCGTGCACCCCGGCTGGCCGGTGCTGACCGGCCGCGGCGAGGTGCTCCGGTCGTACGCGCTGATCATGGCGAACACCGACTACATCCAGTTCTTCCTGACCGACGTGCACGTCTCCCTGACCGGCGACACGGCCCTGGTGACCTGTACGGAGAACATCCTCAGCGGTGGCCCCGCCCCGGCGGACGGCGGATCGCCCGGCCCCCTCGTCGGACAGCTCGTGGTGGCCACCAACACCTTCCGCCGCACCCCGGCCGGGTGGAAACTCTGGTCGCACCACGCCTCGCCGGTGCTCGCGGAGAGCGACGACGAGGAGGACGACGACACCACGTCCTGA